In Deltaproteobacteria bacterium, the DNA window AACTCATCGGCACCCTGAGCAGAGTGTTCGGCGATATGCAGGCGCATCCCGAAACGATCCGTGGCTACCTCCACCCATTCTGCTGATCATCATGTCCCTTTAATTATGCGCGCCTGTATAGGACGAGTCCGATGGCGTGAGCGCCTGCTCGGAGCAGCGGCAGGACTCTTGTCATTCCAGGACAATAACCCATTGTTAGAGGCATGGCAGAGCGGCAACCTTATCCTCCTCTACCATCGCATTGTCGACGATTCTGAGATATCCCTGAATCCTTTTACTGTGCCTCGCAGCCTGTTCGAGAGCCAAGTCGCTTGGTTATCGCGCATTTACACAATGATGACAGCGAGTGAACTGGTCCGCCTGCTTGCGAGTAGTCCATCGGTGTCGCGCTGCGCAGTGATCACCTTCGATGATGGGCACGAGTCCATTTTCACGCATGCATGGCCTATTCTCCAAGCGTATGGTGTTCCGGCAACACTCTTCCTTGATACAGGCCGCTTGGACGTACCACCTGCATTATCATGCGCCCAGATCATGGCGATGGTGGCTCATGGTATCGAGATCGGCTCTCATAGCATTTCCCACGTCGACTTACGACTACTCTCTGATGCGGCGCTACGCTATGAGATGGCAACATCGCGAGAGTTCCTGTCAGGGATGATTGGTCACCGGATCACCGGGTTGGCGTACCCCTTCGGATACTATGATGACCGCGTCGTGCGCTTCGTCCGTCAGGCTGGGTATACGTATGCCTGTACGTGCCTTCAGCATCGTACAAACCACTTGGGTGATGATCCCTATCAGCTGAGTCGTCTTGAGATTAACCTGCACGATAACCGGGAGAGGTTCCAAAGAAAACTGGATGGACACTATGCGGCGGTCTACGCCACATTGTATCGTCTCCAGGCGGCCATGCGTCCGTGCCGTGTCAAATGAAGACGCTGACAACTATGA includes these proteins:
- a CDS encoding polysaccharide deacetylase family protein; translated protein: MATSTHSADHHVPLIMRACIGRVRWRERLLGAAAGLLSFQDNNPLLEAWQSGNLILLYHRIVDDSEISLNPFTVPRSLFESQVAWLSRIYTMMTASELVRLLASSPSVSRCAVITFDDGHESIFTHAWPILQAYGVPATLFLDTGRLDVPPALSCAQIMAMVAHGIEIGSHSISHVDLRLLSDAALRYEMATSREFLSGMIGHRITGLAYPFGYYDDRVVRFVRQAGYTYACTCLQHRTNHLGDDPYQLSRLEINLHDNRERFQRKLDGHYAAVYATLYRLQAAMRPCRVK